A region of Chloracidobacterium sp. DNA encodes the following proteins:
- a CDS encoding c-type cytochrome produces the protein MNKNKYLLMFSSLGVLLLLVVAAVSENYFKEWQAIQKTSSTSEGPLDQRLRQIVNPSMRKTDRCVTCHVGMASGEQITTGLAVGAPHKPVVHSPTEIGCTVCHGGQGQATTKEDAHGTVEFWSEPMLPAKYAYASCGTCHTPLNVPNINKLEAVRKTFERLDCYACHRIEDRGGTLRPGGVTGMEGPDLSHVGIKGYNKDWYAGHLEKSKQSTEGLWKNSFREISDADRESVRIFLETQMGASKLIEAKAQFNTVGCAGCHKVGNFGGDAGVELTRVGEKDPGTLNYLSVKNEHTLGNWIVQHFRSPVSTVPGSQMPILGLNDNQIDLLTMYMLSLRRRSLPDTYLPKDRVKAMRFGAREFASDGETIYTAVCTSCHGADGKGRRFAGLPNYPSITSQDFLELASDDFLLQTIRNGRPGRPMLPWGDRENGFTDDELRGVIAYIRQLGGSSQQQPDTKPQIWAKGDVTLGARLFTSNCSGCHGKTGEGADGPSLSNKIFRASVTDTYLVGIIGRGRRGTVMQGFANPSPVRRALTQAEIESIVVYIRSLNPK, from the coding sequence ATGAACAAGAATAAGTATTTGCTTATGTTTTCAAGTTTGGGAGTCCTGCTCCTGCTTGTAGTAGCGGCTGTTTCAGAGAATTACTTTAAGGAATGGCAGGCGATACAAAAGACGTCCAGCACCTCAGAGGGACCACTTGATCAACGGCTCCGTCAAATAGTAAATCCTTCGATGAGAAAGACGGATCGCTGCGTGACGTGTCACGTCGGAATGGCCTCGGGCGAACAGATCACAACCGGGCTGGCGGTCGGAGCGCCCCATAAACCTGTCGTTCATTCCCCAACAGAGATTGGCTGTACGGTCTGTCATGGCGGACAGGGCCAGGCGACTACAAAAGAGGATGCCCACGGAACCGTTGAATTTTGGAGCGAGCCAATGCTTCCCGCAAAATACGCATACGCCAGCTGCGGCACGTGCCATACGCCTCTAAATGTTCCGAACATCAACAAACTCGAAGCCGTCAGAAAGACGTTCGAAAGGCTGGACTGCTATGCCTGCCACCGGATCGAGGATCGCGGAGGAACACTTCGTCCCGGCGGCGTGACGGGAATGGAAGGCCCCGACCTTTCCCATGTCGGGATCAAGGGCTACAACAAAGACTGGTATGCGGGCCATCTGGAAAAAAGCAAGCAGTCTACCGAAGGACTCTGGAAAAACTCTTTTCGTGAGATCAGCGACGCCGATCGCGAATCCGTCCGCATATTCTTAGAAACTCAAATGGGCGCATCGAAACTTATCGAAGCCAAAGCCCAATTCAATACGGTCGGATGCGCCGGTTGTCATAAGGTCGGAAATTTTGGCGGCGATGCCGGAGTTGAATTGACCCGCGTCGGGGAAAAGGACCCCGGAACACTTAACTATTTGAGCGTTAAGAATGAACACACGCTCGGAAATTGGATCGTCCAGCATTTCCGTTCACCCGTTTCGACCGTTCCGGGCTCGCAGATGCCGATACTTGGCCTGAACGACAATCAAATCGATCTGCTGACAATGTACATGCTTTCACTTCGACGACGAAGCCTTCCTGATACTTATTTGCCAAAGGACCGGGTCAAGGCAATGCGTTTCGGAGCACGGGAATTCGCGTCAGACGGCGAGACAATCTACACGGCCGTTTGCACTAGCTGTCACGGAGCCGACGGTAAAGGCCGACGGTTTGCAGGATTGCCGAATTACCCTTCGATCACCTCGCAGGATTTTCTTGAGCTTGCCTCCGACGATTTCCTGCTGCAGACGATCCGGAACGGACGGCCCGGGCGGCCGATGCTGCCGTGGGGCGATCGGGAAAACGGATTTACGGACGACGAACTTCGCGGTGTGATCGCCTATATCCGTCAACTTGGCGGGAGCAGTCAACAGCAGCCGGATACGAAGCCGCAGATCTGGGCTAAGGGCGATGTGACTCTCGGAGCACGGCTATTCACGTCAAATTGCTCAGGCTGTCACGGCAAAACGGGCGAAGGAGCCGACGGCCCGTCTCTGAGCAACAAAATATTTCGCGCAAGCGTCACCGACACCTATCTTGTCGGCATTATCGGTCGGGGACGACGCGGAACTGTGATGCAGGGCTTTGCAAATCCTTCACCCGTGCGGCGTGCCCTAACGCAGGCGGAAATTGAGTCGATCGTGGTTTATATACGTTCATTGAATCCCAAATAG
- a CDS encoding cytochrome b N-terminal domain-containing protein, whose translation MKTAEHTALHEFWKNLTAAPRRMLEVTFRSGVPKTDRTRSTFVFGNVFLHLHSVRTHLWTLRWSTTMGLGIMTTAAFLITLVTGVLLMFYYKPYPDVAYLSIKDIHFVVPTGRFMQNIHRWAANVMVVAVILHMARAFYTAAYRKPREFNWLIGWGLLVLTLALSFTGYLLPWDQLAYWAITIGANIAQSPREITDAIGITQWMDIGGLQRELLLGSDKVGEEALIRFYLLHVMILPIGIVMLMAVHFWRIRKDGGLARPKNADELVGPLKEENYPVFTETPQKTYQLAAVVKGKTSAVGNGPENTLPSMPHLFYAEMAVLMLTVLICLALAMYSDAPLKELANP comes from the coding sequence ATGAAAACCGCCGAACACACAGCCCTACACGAATTCTGGAAGAACCTCACGGCAGCGCCTCGCCGAATGCTTGAGGTCACATTCAGAAGCGGTGTGCCGAAAACCGACCGGACCCGTTCGACCTTTGTTTTCGGCAACGTCTTCTTGCATCTCCATTCCGTCAGAACCCATCTCTGGACGCTTCGATGGAGCACAACAATGGGCCTCGGCATCATGACCACCGCCGCTTTCCTGATAACGCTGGTTACCGGTGTTTTGCTGATGTTCTATTACAAACCATATCCGGATGTCGCATATCTCTCGATCAAAGATATACATTTCGTCGTTCCCACCGGAAGATTTATGCAAAACATTCACCGCTGGGCGGCGAATGTGATGGTCGTCGCTGTGATATTGCATATGGCCAGGGCGTTTTACACTGCCGCATATCGCAAACCTCGTGAATTTAATTGGCTGATCGGCTGGGGCTTATTGGTCTTAACTCTTGCTCTTTCATTTACCGGATATCTTTTACCGTGGGATCAACTCGCATATTGGGCGATCACGATCGGAGCGAATATCGCTCAATCACCGCGTGAAATAACTGACGCAATTGGCATTACACAATGGATGGACATCGGCGGATTGCAGCGTGAATTGCTGCTCGGCTCGGACAAGGTTGGCGAGGAGGCTCTGATCCGATTCTACTTGCTTCATGTAATGATCCTACCCATCGGCATAGTGATGCTAATGGCGGTTCATTTCTGGAGGATACGTAAGGACGGCGGGCTGGCTCGTCCAAAAAATGCCGACGAATTGGTCGGGCCTCTCAAGGAAGAAAACTACCCTGTTTTTACCGAAACTCCGCAAAAAACCTATCAGCTTGCTGCGGTCGTCAAAGGCAAAACCTCAGCCGTGGGGAACGGGCCCGAGAATACTCTGCCGTCGATGCCGCACCTCTTCTATGCGGAAATGGCTGTGCTGATGCTGACGGTATTGATATGTCTCGCATTGGCGATGTATTCCGACGCACCGCTCAAGGAACTCGCAAATCCCTGA